GCAGGGCGCCTCGGCCGAACTGGTGGCAATGGGGCTGATCCAAGCCGCTGACATGTTCCACCTGCCGGTCAGTACCACCCACGTGCTTACTTCGGGTGTCGCCGGCACCATGGCCGCCAACGGTTCCGGACTGCAATGGTCCACCGTGCGCAATCTGCTGATGGCCTGGGTACTGACCCTGCCTGCCTCTATCCTGCTGGCCGGCGGCCTGTACATTGTCCTCCGCCAAGTCTTCTAAGCGTTAACGCTGGCGGGGCGGACGCGATCGGCCGCCCCGGTTCGGTTGTATGGTGGTCTTCACGCGTCACATCTGGCGTCGCGATCACGGCTATTGTTCAATCATGAGGCCCGCCACGGCGGGCTGTAGCCGTCGCGTCCTTTCAAGGAGCTTGCCGGATGCACGTGAAAACCGTTCTGTGGCTGGGCGCACTGACGCTTGCCACGTCCGCGTGGGCGCAAAACGGCCCCACGCCGCCCACGACGGTGTCCGCACCGGCAGCCGCCGTGCAATTGCAGACCGTTACTGTGCACGGCCAACAACCAGGGCCGGCGCTATGGGAGGTGCGTCGCGGCGACCACACGCTATGGATCGTCGGTACGCTCACGCCGCTGCCCAAGCATGCCGAGTGGCAATGGGCAAAGCTGGAGCAGGCCCTGGCCCGCTCCTCCGAACTACTGGAAGCACCGTCCGCGCGCCTGCAGATGCCACACAGCCTGTTTGCGCGCCTCGCCTTGCAACCATCGGCCAAACTGAATCCCGGTGGCGCGACCCTGACGCGACTGCTGCCGCCCGACATGTATGAGCGCTGGGTTGCGCTGCGCCACCAATACCTGGGTGACGACGACGCTCTGGAGTACATGCGCCCGATCATCGTGGCCCAGCAGCTGTACGAGAAGGCGCTAGCCGCGAGCGACCTGAGCAACGACGTCGACGTGTCCGACATGGTGGAGAAGCTCGCGCGCCACCACGGCACCCGCATCATCGGCGTGCGCTATCAACTGATCGTCACCCGCGCCCCGCCCACCACCTCCGCCGACAGCGACCAGCAACAAGGGATCGACTGCCTCAACGAGACCATGCAACTGGTCGAGCACGACCTGCCCAAGCTGACTCAGCGCGCCAACGCCTGGTCCACTGGCGACATGAGCACACTGCAAAGCCTGATGCCGCAGAAGAGTTACGAACCGTGCATCGTATCGTCGATCAACGGCGACTTCGAAAAGCAACTGCACATCCCCGACCTGCCCCAGCGCATCGAGGCGGCATGGATGGAGGCTGCGGAAGAAGCCATCCTGCGCAACCGAAACACGGTGGCGATCCTTTCGATGGACCAGTTGCTGTCTACCGACGGCTACCTGGCCAAGCTCAAGCAGCGTGGCTATATCGTTCGTGCACCGGACGGCGTACAGCAGTAGCGCACGCAAGGCACCAACAAAAAAGGCCGCACCTCTCGTCGAGGCGCGGCCTTTTTCATGGAACAAACGGGATTTACTTCGCGCCGTAGAGCGTCGCGGCATCCGCCTTGAAGGACTCCGCACTGCCCGGACGGCTGTAGAACATGTGGCCACCCGGATAGACCGACAGCTTCACACGCTGCGCCTGTCCAAACGTCGGCATCTGGTCGATGATCAGCTGCGAGGTGAAGAAGGGGCACGACAAGTCGTTGTAACCGTGCACGATCAGCACCTTCATGTTCGGGTCGTTGCCGATGGCCTTGCGCAGATCCGCTACCGGCTTGTCATCCGCGTTTCCGCGATCCCACGCTTTGTTGACCGCGTACGACAAGGCCTCGTA
This genomic window from Dyella terrae contains:
- a CDS encoding TraB/GumN family protein, giving the protein MHVKTVLWLGALTLATSAWAQNGPTPPTTVSAPAAAVQLQTVTVHGQQPGPALWEVRRGDHTLWIVGTLTPLPKHAEWQWAKLEQALARSSELLEAPSARLQMPHSLFARLALQPSAKLNPGGATLTRLLPPDMYERWVALRHQYLGDDDALEYMRPIIVAQQLYEKALAASDLSNDVDVSDMVEKLARHHGTRIIGVRYQLIVTRAPPTTSADSDQQQGIDCLNETMQLVEHDLPKLTQRANAWSTGDMSTLQSLMPQKSYEPCIVSSINGDFEKQLHIPDLPQRIEAAWMEAAEEAILRNRNTVAILSMDQLLSTDGYLAKLKQRGYIVRAPDGVQQ